In one window of Lynx canadensis isolate LIC74 chromosome A3, mLynCan4.pri.v2, whole genome shotgun sequence DNA:
- the GPR45 gene encoding probable G-protein coupled receptor 45 — protein MNCKSWLVLPKKTALSTIPVSSSSKTCNPQTGNGSHQSAEGSPSSRFCPGSKFFPMMACNSSTVETYQYLLLNGSNVSDSGATPPPAPLRISLAIIMMLMIVVGFLGNAVVCIIVYQRPAMRSAINLLLATLAFSDIMLSLCCMPFTAVTLITVHWRFGDYFCRLSATLYWFFVLEGVAILLIISVDRFLIIVQRQDRLNPRRAKRIIAVSWALSFCISAPSLAGRTFVEVPARAPQCVLGYTEFAAERAYVVVLVVAVFFVPFGVMLCSYLCILHTVRKNAIRVHNQSDSLDLRQLTRAGLRRRQRQQQVSLDLSFKTKACTTILILFVGFSLCWLPHSVYSLLSVFSRGFYCSSSFYTTSACVLWLSYLKSVFNPIVYCWRIKKFREACIELLPQTVQILPKVPERIRRRIQPGTVYVCNENQSAV, from the coding sequence ATGAATTGCAAATCCTGGCTAGTGCTCCCAAAGAAAACGGCTCTCTCTACCATTCCAGTATCCTCCAGCTCCAAGACATGCAACCCGCAGACAGGAAATGGCAGCCACCAAAGCGCTGAGGGGAGCCCTTCCAGTCGTTTCTGTCCCGGCTCCAAGTTTTTTCCCATGATGGCCTGCAACAGCTCCACCGTCGAGACCTACCAATACTTGCTGCTGAACGGGAGCAATGTGTCCGACTCCGGGGCCACCCCACCACCCGCCCCCCTCAGGATATCCTTGGCAATAATCATGATGCTGATGATCGTGGTGGGGTTCCTGGGCAATGCTGTCGTCTGCATCATCGTGTATCAGAGGCCAGCCATGCGCTCCGCCATCAACCTGCTGCTGGCCACGCTGGCCTTCTCTGACATCATGCTGTCCTTATGCTGCATGCCCTTCACGGCCGTCACCCTGATCACGGTCCACTGGCGCTTTGGGGATTACTTCTGCCGGCTCTCCGCCACCCTGTACTGGTTTTTTGTCCTGGAGGGCGTGGCCATCCTGCTCATCATCAGCGTGGACCGCTTTCTCATCATCGTCCAACGCCAGGACAGGCTGAACCCGCGGCGGGCCAAGAGGATCATCGCCGTCTCCTGGGCGCTGTCGTTCTGCATCTCGGCCCCCTCGCTGGCAGGCCGGACGTTCGTGGAGGTGCCGGCGCGGGCTCCCCAGTGCGTGCTGGGCTACACGGAGTTCGCGGCGGAGCGCGCCTAcgtggtggtgctggtggtggccGTGTTCTTCGTGCCCTTCGGCGTCATGCTGTGCTCTTACCTGTGCATCCTGCACACCGTGCGCAAGAACGCCATCCGCGTGCACAACCAGTCCGACAGCCTGGACCTCAGACAGCTCACCAGGGCCGGCctgcggcggcggcagcggcaacAGCAGGTCAGCTTGGACTTGAGCTTCAAGACCAAGGCCTGCACCACCATCCTGATCCTCTTTGTGGGCTTCTCGCTCTGCTGGCTGCCGCACTCGGTCTACAGCCTCCTGTCCGTGTTCAGCCGGGGGTTCTACTGCAGCTCCTCCTTCTACACCACCAGCGCCTGTGTCCTGTGGCTCAGCTACCTCAAGTCTGTCTTCAACCCCATCGTCTACTGCTGGAGAATCAAAAAATTCCGCGAGGCCTGCATAGAGTTGCTGCCCCAGACCGTCCAGATCCTCCCCAAAGTGCCTGAGCGGATCAGAAGGAGAATCCAGCCAGGCACCGTCTATGTGTGCAATGAAAACCAGTCTGCGGTTTAA